A DNA window from Citrobacter tructae contains the following coding sequences:
- a CDS encoding M15 family metallopeptidase produces the protein MKDNVFSNRSLLFLNDVHPDLCKLAYKALELSVVDFGISEGLRSIERQKKLYAEGKSKTLNSRHLSGHAIDVMAYPTTSVSWDFKYYKEIAVAFKNASSILNIPIEWGGDWKPFCDGPHFQLPWQQYPLI, from the coding sequence ATGAAAGACAACGTTTTTAGCAACAGGAGTTTATTATTTTTAAATGATGTTCATCCTGACTTATGCAAGTTAGCGTATAAAGCACTTGAACTGTCAGTTGTGGACTTTGGTATATCTGAAGGACTCCGATCAATTGAGCGACAAAAAAAATTATATGCAGAAGGAAAATCAAAAACTCTAAATAGTAGACATCTATCTGGTCATGCTATTGATGTTATGGCTTATCCAACAACATCAGTCTCATGGGACTTTAAATATTATAAGGAGATTGCCGTTGCTTTTAAAAATGCTTCTTCAATATTAAACATTCCTATTGAATGGGGTGGAGACTGGAAACCATTCTGTGACGGACCTCATTTTCAATTACCCTGGCAACAATACCCCTTAATTTAA
- a CDS encoding LysR family transcriptional regulator: protein MMSIFISKQLKYFMVAMEKKCISKAADELYLTRTPLCKKLADLESALGENLFIRKYNELIPTEYAVSLYKELTPIYEAQSRLENKLNNKGGCGTLTIVFDVTIPELMYRTISSSIEGEFTQVKIKFQRVVITEKLLQDNAYINNVFFISLRPLVLYYPFKEVKWHGGEVTILMPKSKMDATDFIDVYMWNDSFSSHFKDKVERILRDKYETVSFISHNFDLSTLLHNIYRGKGACILPLKTALIYKSENLAVKPIKSKYISVFMYHNEGLSFKEGFERTKQVLLSFI from the coding sequence ATGATGTCTATTTTCATATCAAAACAACTGAAGTACTTTATGGTTGCAATGGAAAAAAAGTGTATATCTAAGGCCGCAGATGAGCTGTATTTAACAAGAACGCCTTTATGTAAAAAATTGGCAGATCTTGAAAGTGCATTAGGGGAAAATTTATTCATTAGAAAGTATAATGAATTAATCCCAACAGAGTATGCAGTTTCCTTATATAAAGAATTAACACCAATATATGAGGCCCAATCAAGACTTGAGAATAAATTAAATAATAAGGGCGGATGCGGTACTCTAACGATTGTATTTGATGTGACCATTCCAGAACTTATGTACCGCACTATATCATCATCTATTGAAGGGGAATTTACACAGGTTAAAATAAAGTTTCAGCGAGTTGTCATTACTGAGAAATTACTTCAAGATAATGCTTATATAAATAATGTTTTTTTCATTTCATTAAGACCTTTAGTGCTCTACTATCCATTTAAGGAGGTGAAGTGGCATGGAGGAGAAGTAACGATTTTAATGCCAAAGAGTAAAATGGATGCAACTGATTTTATAGATGTTTATATGTGGAATGATAGTTTTTCCAGTCACTTTAAAGATAAAGTGGAAAGAATCTTGCGAGATAAATACGAAACTGTGAGCTTTATATCACACAACTTTGATCTTTCTACACTTCTGCACAATATATATCGTGGGAAAGGTGCGTGCATATTACCATTAAAAACAGCATTAATTTACAAGAGTGAAAACTTGGCAGTTAAACCAATTAAATCGAAATATATATCAGTTTTTATGTATCACAATGAAGGTTTATCATTTAAAGAAGGGTTTGAAAGGACAAAACAGGTTCTTCTATCTTTTATCTGA
- a CDS encoding tripartite tricarboxylate transporter permease, whose product MDTWIYLSQGFAVAMTPENLVIALIGCFVGTIVGLLPGLGPINGVAILLPLAFALHLPAESALILLATVYIGCEYGGRISSILLNVPGDAAAIMTALDGYPMAQQGRGGVALSISAVSSFFGSLIAIGGIILFAPALAQWSLAFGPAEYFALMVFAIACLGSMMAQNPLKSFLAALIGLGLATVGVDANTGVYRFTFDSVHLSDGVQFIVVVIGLFSVSEILLMLEHTSSGQALVRKTGRMMFNAKEGAQCVGATLRSSVIGFFVGVLPGAGATIASAITYMTEKKLSGNSDSFGKGDIRGVAAPEAANNASACGSFIPMLTLGVPGSGTTAVMMGALTLYNITPGPAMFTEQPDIVWGLIAALLIANVMLLVMNIPLIGLFTRMLTIPLWFLVPAIAAVSAVGVYAVHSTTFDLVLMVGLGVFGYILRKMHFPMSPLILGFVLGEMLEQNLRRALSISNGSMDILWASGVAKVLLAMAVMVIVIPPVLRLIRKRNSKPQVETP is encoded by the coding sequence ATGGATACCTGGATATATCTTTCTCAGGGTTTTGCGGTGGCGATGACGCCGGAAAACCTGGTCATCGCGCTGATCGGCTGTTTTGTCGGCACTATTGTCGGGCTGCTGCCAGGACTGGGGCCAATCAACGGCGTGGCGATCCTGCTGCCGCTGGCCTTTGCGTTACACCTGCCCGCAGAATCTGCACTGATCCTGCTGGCGACCGTCTATATCGGCTGTGAATATGGCGGGCGAATCTCGTCGATTTTGCTGAACGTGCCCGGCGATGCAGCCGCCATTATGACCGCCCTCGACGGCTACCCAATGGCGCAACAAGGACGCGGCGGCGTGGCGCTTTCTATCTCGGCGGTCAGCTCTTTCTTTGGCTCGCTCATCGCCATCGGCGGTATCATTCTGTTTGCCCCGGCGTTGGCCCAATGGTCGCTGGCCTTCGGTCCGGCGGAATACTTTGCCTTAATGGTCTTCGCCATTGCCTGCCTTGGCAGCATGATGGCGCAAAACCCACTGAAATCATTTCTGGCAGCGCTGATCGGTCTTGGCCTTGCGACCGTCGGCGTAGACGCCAATACCGGGGTATATCGCTTCACCTTTGACAGTGTCCATCTCTCTGACGGCGTACAGTTTATCGTGGTGGTGATTGGGCTGTTCTCTGTCTCAGAAATACTGTTAATGCTGGAACATACCAGCAGCGGTCAGGCGTTGGTGCGAAAAACGGGCCGCATGATGTTCAACGCCAAAGAAGGCGCGCAGTGCGTGGGTGCCACGCTGCGCTCGTCGGTGATTGGCTTTTTTGTCGGCGTGCTTCCCGGTGCTGGCGCGACCATCGCCAGTGCGATCACCTACATGACCGAGAAAAAACTGAGCGGTAACAGCGACAGCTTCGGTAAAGGGGATATTCGCGGCGTAGCCGCGCCGGAGGCGGCAAACAACGCCTCGGCCTGCGGCTCATTTATTCCGATGCTGACGCTCGGCGTGCCGGGCTCCGGCACCACGGCGGTGATGATGGGTGCGCTGACGCTGTACAACATCACACCGGGTCCGGCGATGTTTACCGAGCAACCGGATATCGTCTGGGGGTTAATTGCCGCGCTGCTGATTGCCAACGTGATGCTGCTGGTAATGAACATCCCGCTGATCGGTCTGTTTACCCGCATGCTGACCATCCCGCTGTGGTTCCTGGTACCGGCTATTGCGGCGGTTTCAGCCGTGGGCGTGTATGCCGTGCACAGCACCACCTTCGATCTGGTACTGATGGTCGGGCTCGGCGTATTTGGCTACATTTTGCGTAAAATGCACTTCCCGATGTCGCCGTTGATTTTAGGCTTTGTGCTGGGGGAAATGCTGGAGCAGAACCTGCGCCGTGCGCTGTCGATCAGCAACGGCAGTATGGATATTCTGTGGGCCAGCGGCGTGGCAAAAGTGCTGCTGGCGATGGCGGTGATGGTTATCGTGATCCCGCCAGTACTACGCCTGATCCGTAAGCGCAACAGCAAACCCCAAGTGGAAACACCATAA
- a CDS encoding tripartite tricarboxylate transporter TctB family protein, which translates to MMSDRIFAGIWLLLCIAGLFVAWQITSEYSYEPVGPRPFPLGIIGLMLLCAVALLLRHPDTISWPRRHVLQKLLTMVIILFMYAWGFEWLGFPIATAILTVVIGLLFGATIPAAGISGSVLGILLWYAFDRLLDVTLPLGAWLS; encoded by the coding sequence ATGATGAGCGATCGTATTTTTGCGGGTATCTGGCTGTTGCTCTGTATAGCCGGGCTATTCGTAGCCTGGCAAATCACCAGCGAATACAGCTATGAGCCGGTTGGGCCACGGCCCTTTCCGCTGGGCATTATCGGTCTGATGCTGCTGTGCGCCGTGGCGCTGTTACTGCGCCACCCGGACACCATCAGTTGGCCTCGTCGCCACGTGCTGCAAAAGCTGCTGACGATGGTGATTATTCTGTTTATGTACGCCTGGGGTTTTGAATGGCTGGGCTTCCCTATTGCCACTGCCATTCTCACTGTGGTGATCGGCCTGCTGTTCGGGGCCACCATCCCGGCAGCGGGTATTTCCGGGTCGGTTCTCGGCATTTTGTTGTGGTATGCCTTCGATCGACTGCTTGACGTCACCTTACCTCTCGGCGCCTGGCTGAGTTAA
- a CDS encoding Bug family tripartite tricarboxylate transporter substrate binding protein: MKKQLLRTLTASMLLISTSVLAEQAPSRTECIAPAKPGGGFDLTCKLIQVSMMETGAIEKPMRVTYMPGGVGAVAYNAIVAQRPAEAGTVVAFSGGSLLNLSQGKFGRYGVDDVRWLASVGTDYGMIAVRNDSPWKTLKDLLTAMEKDPNSVVIGAGASIGSQDWMKSALLAQKANVDPHKMRYVAFEGGGEPVTALIGNHVQVVSGDLSEMVPYLSGDKIRVLAVFSDQRLPGQLANVPTAKEQGYDLVWPIIRGFYVGPKVSDAEYQWWVDAFSKLQQTDEFKKQRDLRGLFEFNMSGKQLDAYVKKQVTDYREQAKAFGLAK, translated from the coding sequence ATGAAAAAACAATTACTTCGTACCCTTACTGCAAGCATGTTACTGATAAGTACCTCTGTTCTGGCGGAACAAGCGCCCTCGCGCACCGAATGTATCGCCCCGGCGAAACCCGGCGGAGGTTTTGACCTCACCTGTAAGCTGATTCAGGTGAGCATGATGGAAACCGGCGCCATCGAAAAACCGATGCGCGTGACCTATATGCCAGGCGGCGTGGGGGCAGTGGCGTATAACGCCATCGTCGCGCAACGCCCTGCCGAAGCGGGCACCGTGGTAGCCTTCTCCGGCGGCTCGCTGCTGAACCTGTCGCAGGGCAAATTTGGCCGCTACGGCGTCGATGATGTGCGCTGGCTGGCGAGCGTGGGCACCGACTACGGCATGATTGCCGTGCGCAACGATTCCCCGTGGAAGACGCTGAAAGACCTGCTGACGGCGATGGAGAAAGATCCTAATAGCGTGGTGATTGGCGCAGGCGCCTCTATCGGTAGCCAGGACTGGATGAAGTCGGCGCTGCTGGCGCAAAAGGCCAACGTCGATCCGCACAAGATGCGTTACGTGGCGTTTGAGGGCGGCGGCGAACCAGTCACCGCGCTGATAGGCAATCACGTGCAGGTGGTCTCCGGCGATCTCAGTGAAATGGTGCCATATCTCAGCGGCGACAAAATTCGCGTACTGGCAGTGTTCTCCGACCAGCGCCTGCCGGGTCAGTTAGCCAATGTGCCCACCGCTAAAGAGCAGGGATATGACCTCGTGTGGCCGATCATCCGTGGTTTCTACGTCGGACCCAAAGTCAGCGACGCCGAATATCAATGGTGGGTGGATGCCTTTAGCAAACTCCAGCAAACCGATGAGTTTAAAAAGCAGCGCGATCTGCGCGGTCTGTTTGAATTCAACATGAGCGGCAAGCAACTCGATGCCTACGTGAAGAAGCAGGTCACCGATTATCGTGAGCAGGCAAAAGCCTTCGGTCTGGCCAAATAA
- the tctD gene encoding transcriptional regulator TctD — protein MRLLLAEDNRELAHWLEKALVQNGFAVDCVFDGLAADHLLHSETYALAVLDINMPGLDGLEVVQRLRKRGQTLPVLLLTARSAVADRVKGLNAGADDYLAKPFEIEELDARLRALLRRSAGQVQGIQQLGALAFHDEGYFLLQGQPLALTPREQALLTVLMYRRLRPVSRQQLFEQVFSLSDEVSPESIELYIHRLRKKLHGSDVRIATLRGLGYVLERSDEVG, from the coding sequence ATGCGTCTCTTATTAGCGGAAGATAACCGTGAACTTGCTCACTGGCTGGAGAAAGCGCTGGTGCAAAACGGTTTTGCCGTTGACTGCGTTTTTGACGGTTTGGCAGCCGATCACCTATTACATAGCGAAACCTACGCGCTGGCGGTGCTGGACATCAATATGCCGGGACTAGATGGCCTTGAGGTGGTTCAGCGGCTGCGTAAGCGCGGGCAGACGCTCCCCGTTCTGCTGTTGACGGCGCGCAGCGCGGTGGCGGATCGGGTGAAGGGACTCAACGCAGGCGCTGATGACTATCTGGCGAAGCCATTTGAAATCGAAGAGCTTGATGCCCGGCTACGGGCGCTGCTGCGGCGTAGCGCGGGCCAGGTACAGGGCATCCAGCAGTTGGGCGCGCTGGCGTTTCACGATGAAGGTTACTTTCTGCTGCAGGGACAACCGCTGGCGCTAACGCCACGCGAACAGGCGCTGCTGACGGTGCTGATGTACCGGCGGTTGCGTCCGGTCTCGCGCCAGCAGTTGTTCGAACAGGTCTTCAGCTTGAGTGATGAGGTCAGCCCTGAAAGCATTGAACTCTACATCCACCGTCTGCGTAAAAAATTGCACGGAAGCGACGTGCGTATCGCGACCCTGCGCGGCCTGGGCTATGTGCTGGAGCGCAGCGATGAAGTGGGTTAA
- a CDS encoding sensor histidine kinase: MKWVKPQSLYLQLLMFLGLPLLLLWGLSAFNSYVSALQAATQAYDRTLLSSARTVSERLVVRNTQLEVNVPWVVLDSFELNMNDRLYYKVVDPAGKVISGYDDLPQMPPATSRTQLYPALAWFYHTEYRGEAIRVARLLQPVNEGGIVGMAEIYVAETLQSRRYLARQLLFSSWVSQGLLVLLTLVLVGWLLRRVLRPMRQLSSLMVRREPGLLTPLPELLPWSETRLLIVAFNRYIDRLRALISRQERFSADASHQLKTPLAVLKTQAAVALASPQPQQWYESLQAMSTTLDDTIQLTERLLQLSAVKRKEQGERHFSPVNLLEVVQTSCFTRLAQARSKAIDLGYEGEQGAVWIEGDDVLLGELCGNLLDNALKYTPAQGMVTARLLREGESVVLMVEDSGPGIDDDRVHQVLLPFHRLDNVGNVPGAGIGLALVNDIARLHRTHPQLSRSEALGGLSVRVRFLCLVCEEQDDRHRPAPVI; the protein is encoded by the coding sequence ATGAAGTGGGTTAAGCCTCAGTCGCTGTACCTGCAACTGCTGATGTTTCTTGGCCTGCCGCTGCTATTGCTGTGGGGGCTGTCGGCATTTAACAGCTATGTCAGCGCACTACAGGCGGCGACCCAGGCGTATGACCGGACGCTGCTTTCGTCGGCGAGAACGGTATCCGAGCGGCTGGTGGTGCGCAATACACAGCTGGAAGTGAACGTGCCGTGGGTGGTGCTGGACAGCTTTGAACTGAACATGAACGACAGGCTGTACTACAAGGTGGTGGACCCGGCGGGTAAGGTGATTTCAGGCTATGACGATTTACCACAGATGCCGCCTGCCACCTCGCGCACCCAGTTATACCCGGCGCTGGCGTGGTTTTATCATACCGAATATCGCGGCGAGGCAATCCGCGTGGCGCGTCTGCTCCAGCCAGTGAATGAAGGCGGGATTGTTGGTATGGCGGAGATTTATGTTGCTGAAACGCTGCAATCGCGTCGCTATCTGGCGCGACAGTTACTGTTTTCCTCGTGGGTTTCGCAAGGGCTGTTGGTGCTACTGACGCTGGTGCTGGTGGGCTGGTTACTGCGCCGGGTATTACGCCCGATGCGCCAGTTGTCATCGCTGATGGTTCGTCGCGAGCCGGGACTCTTGACGCCGCTGCCGGAGCTGCTGCCTTGGTCGGAAACCCGCCTGCTGATTGTGGCATTCAACCGCTACATCGACCGACTACGTGCGCTTATTTCGCGTCAGGAACGTTTTAGCGCAGATGCTTCTCATCAATTAAAAACCCCGCTGGCGGTGCTGAAAACCCAGGCGGCGGTCGCCCTCGCCAGCCCGCAACCGCAGCAGTGGTATGAGAGTTTACAGGCCATGAGCACAACGCTAGATGACACCATTCAACTGACGGAAAGGTTATTACAGCTTTCTGCGGTGAAGCGTAAAGAGCAGGGGGAAAGGCACTTTTCACCGGTCAATCTGCTTGAGGTGGTGCAAACCAGTTGTTTTACCCGCCTGGCGCAGGCGCGCAGCAAAGCTATCGATCTCGGCTATGAAGGGGAGCAGGGCGCGGTGTGGATTGAAGGGGATGATGTTCTGCTCGGTGAGCTGTGCGGGAATCTGCTGGATAATGCGCTGAAGTACACGCCTGCGCAGGGAATGGTGACCGCCCGCCTGCTGCGTGAGGGAGAAAGTGTGGTGCTGATGGTTGAGGACAGCGGGCCCGGCATTGATGACGATCGGGTGCATCAGGTGCTGTTACCGTTTCATCGCCTGGACAACGTGGGCAACGTCCCCGGCGCAGGGATAGGGTTGGCGCTGGTCAATGATATTGCTCGTCTGCACCGCACACATCCGCAGCTTTCACGGAGTGAAGCATTAGGCGGGCTAAGCGTTCGGGTACGGTTTTTGTGCCTGGTGTGTGAAGAGCAGGACGATCGGCATCGTCCTGCTCCTGTTATTTAA
- a CDS encoding fimbrial protein yields MNPLNIVKLVLLLCLPIFSSTSYAVTCTANSVSVHVDPIKISHSTAAGDTVWVSNSQTVSVTCRDTDHMPQGEAARIYIDPDHEFAHFLQGTNMKLVVSIDGRSYDQSAQAVTTQYQATLPRINSNNYCSSNNHRNTSACQALPQTFSFTFNLSLVATGKLPDPLPALAGRTINKVFVVDGVGSINACGTHCSASNPAKNFGPALTGLNNISYINCEPIVSVTSDKGTDTVEFGRISITEAKTGKDNSHSKQFAVIAAEAAGKHECRGINYAVTFTGTTQNSGAVFTGQGTPDIGITLQDAAQPGSGDIISGNRIDFTSGAFTNQSDSRRKEFMATLFWLKNPPQPGTFSIPVNATVTFK; encoded by the coding sequence ATGAACCCGTTAAACATAGTTAAACTCGTGCTGCTGCTTTGCCTGCCGATCTTCAGTAGTACAAGCTATGCGGTTACATGTACGGCGAACAGCGTCTCTGTGCACGTTGATCCGATTAAAATCAGCCACAGTACCGCTGCCGGGGACACCGTTTGGGTGTCCAATTCACAGACCGTTAGCGTCACTTGCCGCGACACAGACCATATGCCCCAGGGCGAAGCTGCCAGAATCTACATCGACCCCGATCATGAATTCGCGCATTTTCTGCAGGGAACCAATATGAAACTGGTGGTGAGCATAGATGGTCGTTCCTACGATCAGAGCGCGCAGGCCGTAACCACTCAATATCAGGCAACGCTGCCCAGAATAAACTCAAACAACTACTGCAGTAGCAACAACCACCGAAATACCAGCGCCTGCCAGGCACTCCCGCAAACCTTTTCCTTCACCTTTAACCTCAGTCTGGTCGCCACCGGGAAGCTCCCGGACCCTTTGCCTGCGCTGGCGGGTCGTACTATCAATAAAGTTTTCGTCGTCGACGGTGTTGGCAGCATTAACGCCTGCGGTACGCATTGTTCCGCCAGCAATCCGGCAAAAAACTTTGGCCCCGCACTGACTGGCCTGAATAACATCAGTTATATCAACTGTGAACCGATCGTCTCTGTCACCTCTGACAAGGGAACAGATACCGTCGAGTTTGGCAGGATCAGCATTACCGAAGCAAAAACAGGAAAAGATAACAGCCACAGTAAACAGTTTGCCGTTATCGCCGCAGAAGCCGCCGGGAAGCATGAATGTCGCGGCATCAACTACGCGGTGACGTTTACCGGCACCACGCAAAACAGCGGCGCAGTTTTTACCGGTCAGGGTACACCGGATATTGGCATTACGCTCCAGGATGCAGCGCAGCCCGGTTCCGGGGATATTATCAGCGGCAACCGTATCGATTTTACCAGCGGCGCTTTTACCAACCAGAGCGACAGTCGGCGCAAAGAGTTCATGGCAACCCTGTTCTGGCTGAAAAATCCACCACAGCCCGGCACATTTAGTATCCCGGTCAACGCGACGGTGACCTTTAAATAA